A genomic segment from Candidatus Viadribacter manganicus encodes:
- a CDS encoding UrcA family protein codes for MSRSLHFAIASAVALACAAPAIAQTQPEERLVTYGDLNVNSAAGADALIRRINNASEQVCGVNDGRTNARQAIINRNCEADATANGVSDTGNRVVIARYHGTGYAVIDEGDGYYDPRLDPAASSYDARLDPYSPYYNPSVQ; via the coding sequence ATGTCCCGCTCATTGCATTTCGCCATCGCTTCCGCCGTCGCCCTCGCGTGCGCCGCTCCGGCCATCGCCCAGACCCAACCCGAAGAGCGCCTCGTCACCTACGGCGATCTCAACGTAAACAGCGCCGCCGGCGCCGACGCCCTCATTCGCCGCATCAACAATGCATCCGAGCAAGTGTGCGGCGTGAACGACGGCCGAACCAACGCCCGCCAAGCCATCATCAATCGAAACTGCGAGGCCGACGCGACCGCCAACGGCGTCAGCGACACCGGCAATCGCGTGGTGATCGCACGCTATCACGGCACAGGTTACGCCGTGATCGATGAAGGCGACGGCTATTACGATCCGCGCCTCGATCCGGCGGCGTCGAGCTACGACGCCCGTCTCGATCCCTATTCGCCCTATTACAATCCGTCAGTGCAATAA
- a CDS encoding ABC transporter ATP-binding protein gives MKAGAVLSRLWRQYILRYKMDLLALAPVLVLVAGASASYAWILKFATDSIQSRDLTLISLIPIAVIVIVGLRAAGMWGQAVMTQALALKILRDLQSAMFAKLMSVDFARFAREDVGRLVSRFTNDITIVGYALVRAAQTSLRDSLTLIGSIAMMFYLDWVLAGVVIGVFALAARPLGAIAKRARKQTSIAQEQIGHVTALLNEIFGASRFVKTYSLERRETERANRAFEEQRRLGMKLAHNRARSEPLLEILGGVALAGVLYLAGVRIAAGHMTLGDLFGMIGAVGVATPAARSISGFNTMLNEALAAVTRIFTLIDEPETINDKPGAKALAVKEGRIEFSDVGFSYGEAPAVENVSFTVEPGETVALVGPSGSGKSTIFNLLPRLYDVTHGAVRIDGQDVRDVTVVSLRSSISLVAQEAALFNDTIRNNIALGRASATYAEIEEAARNAAAHDFIMALPNGYDTAAGERGGNLSGGERQRIALARAFLRDAPILLLDEATSALDAASEAQVQDALKRLSKGRTVLVIAHRLATVRDADRILALENGRIVEVGRHDELVAKGGLYARLSRLQFQSTEQAS, from the coding sequence ATGAAAGCTGGCGCTGTCCTCTCGCGGCTGTGGCGCCAGTATATACTGCGCTACAAAATGGACCTGCTGGCGCTCGCGCCCGTGCTGGTGCTCGTCGCCGGCGCATCGGCGTCCTACGCCTGGATCCTCAAATTCGCGACCGACAGCATTCAGTCGCGCGATCTCACGCTGATCTCACTCATTCCGATCGCGGTCATCGTCATCGTCGGATTGCGCGCCGCCGGCATGTGGGGTCAGGCTGTGATGACCCAGGCGCTGGCGCTCAAGATCTTGCGCGATCTGCAAAGCGCAATGTTCGCGAAGTTGATGAGCGTCGATTTCGCCCGCTTCGCGCGCGAGGATGTCGGCCGCCTCGTCTCGCGCTTCACCAACGACATCACCATTGTCGGCTACGCCCTGGTGCGCGCTGCGCAAACCTCGCTCCGCGACAGCCTCACCCTGATCGGCTCGATCGCGATGATGTTCTACCTCGATTGGGTGTTGGCGGGCGTCGTCATCGGCGTCTTCGCGCTCGCCGCCCGCCCGCTCGGCGCCATCGCCAAGCGCGCCCGCAAACAAACGAGCATCGCCCAAGAGCAGATCGGCCACGTCACGGCCCTGCTCAACGAAATCTTCGGCGCTTCGCGTTTCGTCAAAACCTACAGCCTCGAACGGCGCGAGACGGAGCGCGCCAATCGCGCCTTCGAAGAACAACGCCGCCTCGGCATGAAACTCGCGCACAACCGCGCGCGCAGCGAGCCTTTGCTCGAAATCCTCGGCGGCGTCGCACTTGCCGGCGTGCTTTATCTCGCTGGCGTTCGCATCGCCGCCGGCCACATGACGCTCGGCGATCTCTTCGGCATGATCGGCGCCGTCGGTGTCGCAACGCCGGCGGCGCGTTCGATCAGCGGCTTCAACACAATGCTGAACGAAGCGCTCGCCGCCGTGACGCGCATCTTCACGCTGATCGACGAACCGGAGACCATCAACGATAAGCCGGGCGCAAAGGCGCTGGCCGTCAAAGAGGGCCGCATCGAATTTTCCGACGTCGGCTTCAGCTACGGCGAAGCGCCGGCGGTTGAGAATGTCAGCTTCACGGTTGAGCCTGGCGAGACTGTCGCGCTCGTCGGCCCCTCAGGCTCCGGCAAGTCGACCATCTTCAATCTCCTGCCGCGCCTTTACGACGTCACCCACGGCGCGGTTCGCATTGACGGCCAGGACGTGCGCGACGTCACCGTCGTCTCGCTCCGCAGCTCGATCTCGCTCGTGGCGCAAGAAGCGGCGCTCTTCAACGACACCATCCGCAACAACATCGCACTCGGCCGCGCCAGCGCGACCTATGCGGAAATCGAGGAGGCCGCACGCAACGCCGCCGCTCACGATTTCATCATGGCGCTGCCCAACGGCTACGACACCGCGGCGGGCGAGCGCGGCGGTAATCTCTCGGGCGGCGAGCGCCAACGCATCGCCCTTGCGCGCGCATTTCTCCGCGACGCGCCGATCCTTCTTCTGGACGAAGCCACCAGCGCCCTCGATGCGGCCAGCGAAGCCCAAGTGCAGGACGCGCTGAAGCGTCTCTCCAAGGGCCGCACTGTGCTTGTGATTGCGCACCGCCTCGCCACCGTGCGCGATGCGGATCGCATCCTGGCGCTTGAAAATGGCCGCATCGTCGAAGTCGGCCGCCACGACGAACTCGTGGCCAAGGGCGGGCTCTATGCCCGGCTCTCGCGTCTGCAATTCCAAAGCACGGAACAAGCGAGCTAA
- a CDS encoding fused DSP-PTPase phosphatase/NAD kinase-like protein: MSNPTKFPAFDLSTPDGRRAAEHDLIWADHGFLRNLYQNFHWIEPGVMARSNQPSPEHIARYAQAGFKTIINARGKSDTGYYALEKEACDKHGITLIDLRLRSREPPSVEAIHRCKQIFESIEYPALLHCKSGADRAGVAAVLFKHFKMGLPISEAVEQLSLKYLHVKQGKTGMIDFFFETYLEETKESGKPFLDWVNQDYDLERVKAAFTGQWWANILVDKVLRRE, encoded by the coding sequence AAATTCCCCGCTTTTGACCTCTCGACGCCGGATGGGCGCCGGGCGGCGGAGCACGACCTGATTTGGGCGGACCACGGCTTCCTGCGGAACCTCTATCAGAATTTCCATTGGATCGAACCGGGCGTCATGGCGCGCTCGAACCAGCCGTCGCCGGAGCACATCGCCCGCTACGCGCAGGCCGGCTTCAAAACGATCATCAACGCGCGCGGCAAATCCGACACCGGCTATTACGCGCTCGAGAAGGAAGCCTGCGACAAGCACGGCATTACCCTGATCGATCTGCGCTTGCGCTCACGTGAGCCGCCGAGCGTCGAGGCGATCCATCGCTGCAAGCAGATTTTCGAGTCGATCGAATATCCGGCGCTCCTGCACTGCAAATCCGGCGCGGACCGCGCGGGCGTCGCGGCTGTGCTGTTCAAACACTTTAAGATGGGTCTGCCGATCAGCGAAGCGGTGGAACAACTGTCGCTCAAATACCTGCACGTGAAGCAGGGCAAGACAGGAATGATCGACTTCTTTTTTGAGACTTATCTCGAAGAGACGAAGGAGAGCGGCAAGCCTTTCCTGGATTGGGTTAACCAGGACTACGACCTGGAGCGCGTGAAAGCGGCGTTCACCGGACAATGGTGGGCGAATATTTTGGTCGATAAGGTTTTGCGCCGCGAGTGA
- a CDS encoding CHASE3 domain-containing protein: MTVNVLGRQLPAAATYVAALSAALLLLVITVVAALWQTEQTTQLNADVRQSLAQRSSLRLLMRGVQDAETGQRGYLLTGNENYLDPYFAGRSDIEREIANIETYAGQNPERVAEARRMRELVSSKLEELQTTIDLRREGRGNLAMARVRDGRGKLVMDEFRALIAAAEAREQAGVIEAMAAVDRGATRLRFVIIIAGLLLLGVAALLVVTVRNAMSELRVSRDEARSAHERVLQEMGAREQAEEKVRQMQKMEAIGQLTGGVAHDFNNMLAVIISSLQLAQRRLARGDTDIARFADAAMDGARRAATLTNRLLAFARRQPLQPQVLDVNRVIAGMSDLLRRTLGESISLEIVLGGGAWRSHADQSELENAILNACVNARDAMPEGGKLTIETSNVFLDEAYAAANAEVTPGQHVMIAITDTGGGMSPEVRARVFEPFYTTKEVGKGTGLGLAHVHGFLKQSGGHVAIYSEVGVGTTVKFYLPRTQMEESEDQVVRTESKDLPMGDAATIVLVVEDEERVRNLSVASLRELGYTVVHASSGEEALLKLEAKPAVTLLFTDIVMPGMSGRKLSDEAKARYPELKVLYTTGYTQNAIVHNGVVDAHARLLLKPYSIDDLARKVRAVLDE; the protein is encoded by the coding sequence GTGACAGTGAACGTGCTTGGGCGCCAGCTACCGGCGGCCGCGACGTATGTCGCCGCGCTTAGTGCAGCACTTTTGCTACTGGTTATCACTGTTGTCGCGGCGCTGTGGCAGACTGAACAAACAACCCAGCTCAATGCAGATGTGCGTCAATCCTTGGCGCAGCGCTCAAGTTTGCGTTTGCTGATGCGCGGTGTGCAGGACGCCGAAACCGGCCAGCGCGGCTATCTGCTGACAGGCAACGAGAATTATCTCGATCCGTACTTCGCGGGCCGTAGCGATATCGAGCGTGAGATCGCAAATATCGAGACGTACGCGGGGCAAAATCCTGAGCGGGTCGCCGAAGCGCGGCGCATGCGTGAGTTGGTGAGTTCCAAACTCGAAGAACTGCAAACAACGATCGACCTGCGCCGTGAGGGGCGCGGGAATCTGGCGATGGCGCGCGTGCGAGACGGACGCGGCAAGCTTGTCATGGATGAATTCCGTGCGCTGATCGCAGCGGCCGAAGCGCGCGAGCAGGCGGGCGTGATCGAAGCGATGGCGGCCGTTGATCGCGGCGCGACGCGTCTGCGGTTCGTCATTATCATCGCAGGCTTGCTATTGCTTGGCGTGGCGGCCCTGCTCGTTGTTACGGTGCGCAACGCGATGTCGGAATTGCGTGTTTCGCGCGACGAGGCGCGTTCGGCGCATGAGCGTGTGCTGCAAGAGATGGGCGCGCGTGAGCAGGCGGAAGAGAAAGTCCGCCAGATGCAAAAGATGGAAGCGATCGGCCAGCTTACGGGCGGGGTGGCGCACGACTTCAACAATATGCTCGCCGTCATCATCAGCTCGCTGCAATTGGCGCAGCGCCGCTTGGCGCGGGGCGACACCGATATCGCGCGCTTTGCCGATGCGGCCATGGATGGCGCGCGGCGCGCGGCGACGCTGACCAACCGTTTGCTTGCCTTTGCGCGTCGCCAGCCGCTGCAGCCGCAAGTGCTGGACGTCAATCGCGTCATCGCTGGCATGTCCGATCTTCTGCGCCGGACGCTGGGTGAGAGCATTTCGCTTGAGATTGTGCTGGGCGGCGGCGCGTGGCGCTCGCATGCTGACCAGAGCGAACTGGAAAACGCGATTCTCAATGCGTGCGTGAATGCGCGCGATGCGATGCCGGAAGGCGGCAAGCTCACGATCGAGACGTCCAATGTGTTCCTCGACGAGGCCTATGCGGCGGCGAATGCCGAGGTGACGCCCGGCCAACATGTGATGATCGCGATCACCGACACAGGCGGCGGCATGTCTCCCGAAGTGCGCGCACGTGTGTTTGAGCCGTTCTACACGACCAAGGAAGTTGGCAAGGGCACGGGGCTTGGCCTCGCGCACGTGCACGGCTTCTTGAAGCAGAGCGGCGGTCACGTCGCGATTTATTCGGAAGTTGGCGTCGGCACGACGGTGAAGTTCTATCTTCCGCGTACGCAGATGGAAGAGAGCGAAGATCAGGTCGTTCGGACCGAGAGCAAAGATTTGCCGATGGGCGATGCGGCGACCATCGTTCTCGTCGTTGAGGACGAAGAACGGGTGCGCAATCTCAGCGTCGCGTCGCTACGCGAGCTTGGCTACACGGTGGTGCACGCATCGAGCGGCGAAGAGGCATTGCTCAAGCTTGAAGCGAAGCCTGCCGTGACCTTGTTGTTCACTGATATCGTGATGCCGGGGATGAGCGGCCGGAAGCTTTCGGATGAGGCCAAGGCGCGCTACCCAGAGCTGAAGGTGCTCTATACGACCGGCTACACGCAGAACGCCATCGTTCATAACGGCGTTGTCGATGCCCACGCGCGGTTGTTGCTGAAGCCGTATTCGATCGATGATCTCGCACGCAAAGTGCGCGCGGTGCTCGATGAATAA